One part of the Cherax quadricarinatus isolate ZL_2023a chromosome 13, ASM3850222v1, whole genome shotgun sequence genome encodes these proteins:
- the LOC128688631 gene encoding uncharacterized protein, with amino-acid sequence MADVSGCPLTGISACPVMASVMLQPPAGPNEGHLLPHLSTSPVGDSHLPASSVGDSGLLTSPISSSASVTLKGSVTPSPRMKKLLEGANHPGDSHNPPQPPQWLDRELFDRGREFYKRYLYCLGTSDLLSLVMTLSAERALKPLIYTGRSDTPMKALRRYFSTLLHLITWFTGDVWDPNNSAHKDILFVRSIHCKLSRTFNSSTYKEKVTAINVTKKGHKEPAKSLNSAIRQDLQRVAEETLPLETADTPVIYINQLDMSLTQYAFMGLIVAHPEKLGAGAATEEEIAGLIHFWRGIGWLMGVEDQYNFCSGSLVETKELCLEVERLIFIPLLAKVDWNYEHMATSLMTGINYIVPFISYPAMFRYLAYILDIPVSTFVSKTSYLHSFHYWLMRLTFSLILLVPCLLVLLNSLFLSLIDVAQRKRFKLTMSGSPKLHEASPEH; translated from the coding sequence ATGGCTGACGTGTCCGGATGTCCCTTGACTGGCATATCTGCATGTCCAGTCATGGCCAGTGTTATGCTTCAGCCGCCCGCAGGACCTAACGAGGGACACCTGCTTCCTCACTTGTCTACCTCACCTGTCGGAGATTCGCACCTGCCTGCCTCATCTGTTGGAGACTCAGGCTTACTCACCTCACCAATCTCATCCTCAGCCTCGGTGACCTTAAAGGGCAGCGTTACCCCATCGCCTCGTATGAAGAAGCTGTTGGAAGGTGCCAATCACCCCGGAGACTCCCACAATCCTCCACAACCCCCACAATGGCTTGACCGTGAGCTCTTTGACCGAGGACGTGAGTTTTATAAGCGTTATCTTTACTGTTTGGGCACCTCGGACTTACTGTCCCTAGTGATGACGCTCAGTGCGGAGCGGGCACTGAAACCTCTCATCTACACAGGACGCTCAGACACTCCTATGAAGGCTCTTAGACGCTATTTTTCCACGCTTCTGCACCTCATCACATGGTTCACTGGAGACGTCTGGGACCCCAATAATTCCGCTCACAAAGACATATTGTTCGTGCGGTCAATACACTGCAAGTTAAGCCGAACCTTCAACTCCTCCACATATAAAGAGAAAGTGACGGCAATTAACGTTACCAAGAAAGGACACAAGGAACCTGCTAAATCTCTCAATTCTGCCATTCGTCAAGATTTACAACGAGTGGCAGAAGAGACGTTGCCCTTGGAGACTGCAGACACTCCGGTTATTTACATAAATCAGCTGGACATGAGTCTGACACAGTACGCATTCATGGGGCTGATAGTAGCGCACCCGGAGAAGCTGGGAGCCGGAGCCGCTACCGAAGAAGAGATAGCTGGCTTGATCCACTTCTGGAGAGGAATTGGCTGGCTTATGGGTGTTGAGGACCAGTACAACTTCTGCAGTGGCTCCTTGGTTGAGACGAAAGAGTTATGTCTCGAGGTGGAGCGTCTTATTTTTATACCTCTCTTGGCCAAGGTCGACTGGAACTACGAGCACATGGCCACGTCTCTCATGACGGGTATAAACTACATCGTGCCTTTCATTTCCTACCCCGCCATGTTCCGATACTTGGCTTATATCCTAGACATCCCCGTGTCAACTTTCGTCAGCAAGACGTCCTACCTGCACTCCTTCCACTACTGGCTAATGCGCCTCAccttctccctcatcctcctggtgccctgcctgctggtgcttcttaactctctcttcctttcactcaTTGATGTAGCTCAGAGGAAGAGATTCAAGCTGACCATGTCTGGAAGCCCAAAGCTTCATGAAGCTTCACCTGAGCACTGA